The genomic stretch GGCATCAACCACCGTTTCGCCGTCAACATAGAATTTAAAAAACTCCGGTTCTTCCAGCAGCGGGTGGAACGGTCCGATCGGTATAATATTCTCTTTAGCCATCGGTGCTCCCCGGTAATTCGTTCTCTGATCCAAAGGTTTTTTTGCGGAGCGGATACTCTCCGGCCGGCCAGTCGTCCGGCAAGAGAAGCCTCTCCAGGCGGGGATGTCCGACAAAAAAAAGTCCGAACATCTCGTATATTTCCCGCTCGATCCAGTCGGCGGCGGGAACAAGATCGGTCAGCGATCCAATCTCCAGCCCGGGTTTCTCGACCAGGACACGGACCGAGACGACCAGGCCGTCATTATTCAGCGCCAAATGATAAAGCAGCTCAATTCCCGCTCGCTGGTCAACCGCGGTGATCGTCGACAATCTCCCGCCCAGCTCGGCGTACACAAAGCCGGCCAGATCGCGCAATTCTTCCTTGCCGATCCGCACATAGATCCTCCCGTTATGCCCCTCTGTTATTTCGGCCCGCTCAAAAGTGCTTTTAATTTTTTCGGAAATATTCATTTGTTTATCGCTTTAATGACCCCGGCAATGATCGCTTCGGGCTTGGGGGGGCAACCCGGAACATAAACATCGACCGGAATTATTTCGTCGACCGGCTTTACATAATTATAGCTGTCACGAAACATATCGCCGGAACAGGCGCAGACCCCGACCGCTACGACCAGCTTCGGCCTGGGGACCTGTTCGTAAACAAGCTTAAATCTTTCCAACGACTGGCGGTTAACGACGCCGGAGACCAGGAGCAGGTCTGCATGCCTGGGAGAGCCGACCAGCGTTATCCCCAATCGCTCGATATCATGCCTGGGGGTCAGCAGGTCAAGGATCTCAATATCGCAATTGTTGCAGGCCGATGCCCCAAGATGAAAGACCGAGACCGATTTTTTCCGGCTCCATTTAATAATGTTCATTTTTTATCGTCCGACGATTGCCAAGACCAGGCTTAACAAAGCTAGCATTGTCCAGGGCCCCCAAAAAAAACGGACCGCCTGGTCGATCCTCAAGCGCGGCGCGGTATCCTTGATCAGGACCATGGTCGTCAGGATAATAACATACTTGGCCGCCCCCGCCAAAACAACGTCAATTGAACCCATCTGAAACCCGCCCCAAAAAAGAGTGATCAGGAAAACCGGCAAGGCATAATAAAGCATCGTCCGGGAAAGGCGGAAAAGGGCCAGCGGCCCTCCGGAATACTCTAAAAGTGGACCGGCCATGATCTCCTGCTCCGCTTCGGCAATATCAAAAGGGACGTTGCCAAGTTTCGCCTGGCAAACAACTAGGATCACGACAAACGCCATAAATCCTGACAGTGAAACCCCCAACCAGCCGGTGGCTGCCTGGTAGCTGATAAGGTCACCCAACATAAAGGAGCGGACCTTGACCA from Candidatus Margulisiibacteriota bacterium encodes the following:
- a CDS encoding NADH-quinone oxidoreductase subunit H encodes the protein MTGLFYIFVAPGLLFVLTISLLAAWYDRKITARLQWRQGPPLYQPLADIIKLFSKETFVPEGGGKWLFLLAPLLSFSAVLISSTILGVSNLDISEGFIGDLIVVVYLLSIPSLSLVLAGSASRNPLSALGASREMKLVLAYELPFLIAIFALLVKVRSFMLGDLISYQAATGWLGVSLSGFMAFVVILVVCQAKLGNVPFDIAEAEQEIMAGPLLEYSGGPLALFRLSRTMLYYALPVFLITLFWGGFQMGSIDVVLAGAAKYVIILTTMVLIKDTAPRLRIDQAVRFFWGPWTMLALLSLVLAIVGR
- the nuoB gene encoding NADH-quinone oxidoreductase subunit NuoB, which produces MNIIKWSRKKSVSVFHLGASACNNCDIEILDLLTPRHDIERLGITLVGSPRHADLLLVSGVVNRQSLERFKLVYEQVPRPKLVVAVGVCACSGDMFRDSYNYVKPVDEIIPVDVYVPGCPPKPEAIIAGVIKAINK
- a CDS encoding NADH-quinone oxidoreductase subunit C — translated: MNISEKIKSTFERAEITEGHNGRIYVRIGKEELRDLAGFVYAELGGRLSTITAVDQRAGIELLYHLALNNDGLVVSVRVLVEKPGLEIGSLTDLVPAADWIEREIYEMFGLFFVGHPRLERLLLPDDWPAGEYPLRKKTFGSENELPGSTDG